One genomic segment of Clostridium estertheticum subsp. estertheticum includes these proteins:
- a CDS encoding tetratricopeptide repeat protein — protein sequence MNKRSILMVTLVMSLMFMGGCTVSSPVELIQPPKLLDSQLKKDDISSIAKQLLPDKSKLVAISKISTGNPVISVDVDNDKKDEIIAFFDLPESFEKGFVVIKEKNGKWNKIYEYKSEGSKIVNSEFLVINGKKALLFGNLISTHAGVAYNLFTFDNDNIRKVNLGTWNKMEVLKTSLETDKKEFVFAGWKLYAPDNTYVIDLIRFDGEKVTYAKDLYKEYFKNVVKYYKGIIKENSLDVSQWYFLADSQVKANMYNDALISIQKGIDVNNDKNKTFDAFSDTEFYLLKAQSLNGLKKYDESKTVSEESAVKQINKLGKNTKVKDDKNDFNYMNDEKVLADIYLETAKSYYNLKQVDKGMQYYQKYLEIIKTLEKKGYFKDSIVNDNVEQLQKIK from the coding sequence ATGAATAAAAGGTCTATATTAATGGTTACTTTAGTAATGTCTTTAATGTTTATGGGAGGTTGTACTGTATCAAGTCCGGTTGAATTAATACAACCGCCTAAACTTTTAGATTCACAGCTTAAAAAGGATGATATAAGCTCAATAGCAAAACAGTTATTACCAGACAAATCAAAGCTAGTGGCTATATCAAAGATATCTACTGGAAATCCTGTTATTAGTGTGGATGTTGATAATGATAAAAAAGATGAGATCATAGCATTCTTTGATCTCCCAGAATCTTTTGAAAAGGGATTTGTAGTAATTAAAGAAAAAAATGGTAAATGGAATAAAATATATGAGTATAAAAGTGAAGGAAGTAAAATAGTAAATAGTGAATTTCTAGTTATTAATGGTAAAAAAGCTTTATTATTTGGAAATCTAATCTCAACTCATGCAGGAGTTGCATATAACTTATTTACATTTGATAATGATAATATTAGAAAAGTTAATTTAGGGACGTGGAATAAGATGGAGGTATTGAAGACATCCTTAGAAACTGATAAAAAGGAATTTGTATTTGCAGGATGGAAATTATATGCTCCAGATAATACCTATGTAATCGACCTAATTAGATTTGATGGCGAAAAAGTTACCTATGCTAAAGATTTATATAAAGAATACTTCAAAAACGTAGTTAAATATTATAAAGGTATAATAAAAGAAAATAGCCTAGATGTATCACAGTGGTACTTTTTAGCCGATTCACAAGTGAAAGCAAATATGTATAATGATGCTCTTATATCTATACAGAAAGGTATTGATGTTAATAATGATAAAAATAAAACATTTGACGCATTTTCGGATACAGAGTTTTATTTATTAAAGGCACAATCTTTAAATGGACTTAAAAAATATGATGAATCAAAGACTGTTTCAGAGGAGTCAGCGGTAAAACAGATCAATAAACTAGGAAAAAACACGAAGGTTAAAGATGATAAAAATGATTTTAATTATATGAATGATGAAAAAGTTTTAGCTGATATTTATTTAGAAACTGCAAAGTCATATTATAACCTAAAACAAGTTGATAAAGGTATGCAATATTATCAGAAATACTTGGAAATAATTAAAACCCTTGAGAAGAAGGGTTATTTTAAAGATAGCATTGTAAACGACAATGTAGAGCAACTACAGAAAATAAAATAA
- a CDS encoding response regulator transcription factor — MNEKVLVVEDEKHIRDFITLNLSLSKFKVMEASSGEDGLIKYEAEKPDVVILDIMLPNIDGYEVCKRLREKGYDCCIIMLTAKGQDMDKITGLDIGADDYMVKPFNPMELISRINANLRKIKRNDINLDILIYDQLKLDKISKKIYRNELEIEFTFREFCLIEVLMGNINKALSREKLLDLAWGEDFFGEIKTVDVHVRRIREKIEDNPSKPVYIKTVWGVGYRFGK, encoded by the coding sequence ATGAATGAAAAGGTTCTTGTTGTTGAAGATGAAAAACACATTAGAGATTTTATAACTTTAAATTTATCATTAAGTAAGTTTAAAGTTATGGAAGCATCTTCAGGTGAAGATGGGTTAATTAAATATGAAGCTGAAAAACCTGATGTAGTAATTCTTGATATAATGTTACCTAATATTGATGGTTATGAGGTATGTAAAAGGTTAAGAGAAAAGGGTTATGATTGCTGTATAATAATGCTAACGGCAAAAGGACAAGATATGGATAAAATAACAGGGCTTGATATTGGTGCGGATGATTACATGGTTAAGCCATTTAATCCTATGGAACTTATTTCGAGGATAAATGCTAATTTAAGAAAAATAAAAAGAAATGACATTAATCTGGATATTCTTATATACGACCAATTAAAACTTGATAAAATATCAAAAAAAATTTATAGAAATGAATTGGAGATAGAATTCACTTTCAGAGAGTTTTGTCTTATAGAGGTATTGATGGGAAATATAAATAAAGCACTTTCAAGGGAAAAGCTCCTAGATTTAGCTTGGGGAGAGGATTTCTTTGGTGAAATAAAGACTGTTGATGTTCATGTAAGGAGAATAAGAGAAAAAATAGAAGATAATCCATCGAAGCCTGTTTATATAAAAACGGTTTGGGGAGTGGGGTATAGGTTTGGGAAATGA
- a CDS encoding HAMP domain-containing sensor histidine kinase: MRSIKTRLTVSYLILIILIVLIFEGILMISVKKYYNNTIENTLKNQAEISSDFYKKYLADTNILKASNDIIDNFSYLTNSQIQIVNTNGIVINDNKGVSSGIRIQSPDIDEALNGDISIFKGTYKESIMVVSKSLISNGRTVGVIRLITSMAKVNKLLTRIYFVLALIGVIVILATAKLSIIMSKTIIEPLKTVTNAANEMAKGKFSIRVDKKYNDEVGIMADTLNYLSEEILKNEKLKNEFISSISHELRTPLTSIKGWALTLKRKEFTDEVKKTEALNIIVEESERLSLMVEDLLDLSRFQAGRITLHIDKIDISQILKNIIMEFQPRAQKSGITLIYNAEETVFIDGDKNRLKQVFINILDNALKFSSRGGAVYIGQVEKKESLTITISDKGIGISEEDLKSITKKFYKGNSKKSGSGLGLAISNEIINLHKGDLVVSSDYGNGTKVEVKLPRNRQNR; encoded by the coding sequence GTGAGGAGTATTAAGACAAGGCTTACAGTAAGTTACTTAATACTTATAATTTTGATTGTACTTATATTTGAGGGCATTCTTATGATTAGTGTAAAAAAGTATTATAATAATACCATTGAAAATACATTAAAAAATCAAGCGGAGATATCAAGTGATTTTTACAAGAAGTACCTTGCTGATACAAATATTTTAAAGGCATCTAATGACATAATAGATAATTTTTCTTATTTAACAAACTCACAGATCCAGATTGTAAATACAAATGGAATAGTAATTAACGATAATAAGGGCGTATCATCTGGAATAAGAATACAATCACCAGATATTGATGAAGCACTAAATGGAGATATATCAATTTTTAAAGGCACATATAAAGAAAGTATAATGGTAGTTTCAAAAAGTTTAATATCAAATGGTAGAACGGTTGGAGTTATACGGCTTATAACATCAATGGCAAAGGTAAATAAACTTCTTACAAGAATATACTTTGTACTCGCATTAATAGGAGTTATTGTTATTTTAGCCACAGCAAAACTAAGCATAATTATGTCTAAAACGATTATAGAACCATTAAAAACTGTAACAAATGCAGCTAATGAAATGGCTAAAGGAAAATTTTCAATAAGAGTAGATAAAAAATATAATGACGAAGTAGGTATAATGGCTGATACCTTAAACTATCTGTCTGAGGAAATATTAAAAAATGAAAAATTGAAAAATGAATTCATATCATCAATATCGCATGAACTTAGAACACCATTAACATCTATAAAAGGCTGGGCATTAACATTAAAAAGAAAAGAATTTACAGATGAGGTTAAAAAAACGGAAGCACTTAATATTATAGTTGAGGAAAGCGAAAGATTATCATTGATGGTAGAAGATCTTTTAGACTTGTCAAGATTTCAAGCTGGCAGAATTACTCTTCACATAGATAAAATTGATATAAGCCAAATTTTAAAAAATATAATTATGGAGTTTCAGCCAAGAGCACAGAAAAGTGGAATTACGTTAATTTACAATGCTGAAGAAACTGTATTTATTGATGGTGACAAAAACAGACTGAAACAAGTTTTTATTAATATATTAGATAATGCTTTAAAGTTTTCAAGTAGAGGGGGAGCAGTTTATATAGGTCAGGTTGAGAAAAAGGAAAGTCTAACAATAACCATAAGTGATAAAGGCATAGGTATAAGCGAAGAAGATTTAAAAAGCATTACCAAAAAGTTTTACAAAGGAAACTCTAAAAAATCAGGAAGTGGGTTGGGACTTGCAATATCAAATGAAATAATAAACTTGCATAAAGGAGATCTAGTGGTTAGTAGTGATTATGGAAATGGAACTAAAGTAGAAGTAAAGTTGCCACGAAATAGGCAGAACAGATAA